From the Elusimicrobiota bacterium genome, the window TATTAAGCAAAGACGTTGTCATTTTGGACAAAGAATCAAGCTTGTTTGAAACTAAAATAAGTTTTTCGCTGTTAATAAAACCAATTTCTTTTGCTATGATTAATTGAGTTTCCAATTCAGCAGCGGATCCCATTGCTAAGTGCAAAAACTGAACAAATTCTTTATTATGGTTTCTCTTAAATCCTTCTGCGATATTAGAAGGTATAGAAATGGATGCACGTCTCATCTGTGAAGTAATTCCATATAATTCTTCTTTGGGAAATTTCTCAGTTAAAAGGTAAATATCTTTAACTAGCTCTATTCCCCTTTGCCAAATCCTAAGTTCTTTAAAACTCTTTATCTTATCCATGTTTTTCACTATTTGCTATGTACTAAGTACTATGAGCGACTTTTTGTTTTCCTTTCCCAAGTACCAAGGACTAAGTACTATGTGCCGTCATTTGTTTTGTCTTTTCCAAGTACCAAGTACTAACTACTATGTACCGTCTTTAAAGGTGCGGGCCGGATTTGAACCGGCGAATAAAGGTTTTGCAGACCTCTCCCTTAGCCACTTGGGTACCGCACCATTGCCTTAGGCAATGTGGTGAGCATAGCCGAACCGCAAAGTAAGAAAATGT encodes:
- a CDS encoding four helix bundle protein, which gives rise to MDKIKSFKELRIWQRGIELVKDIYLLTEKFPKEELYGITSQMRRASISIPSNIAEGFKRNHNKEFVQFLHLAMGSAAELETQLIIAKEIGFINSEKLILVSNKLDSLSKMTTSLLNKMSC